A DNA window from Luteolibacter luteus contains the following coding sequences:
- a CDS encoding choice-of-anchor A family protein, which produces MKLINRTLAGSLFAGLVVLGSAAHGAVLSFASNYNIYVLGNMTQWNVDSEGRVAVAGDASLTNYGVGSKFSSNPSSAGDMLVVGGNLSYNGGEVHYGNLVYGGTLSGNFGIPHGTTTHGSAMDFATANNYLTSASSYWGGMASNGATTNQWGGIQMVGTDPTLNIFTLSGAMLGSSWGVTIDAPAGSTVLVNVTGDSAAMQNMGLNFQDLNSDGTGTVVRNNVIYNFVDATSLTLNGVGVQGSILAPKATVNFNNGNIDGQLIAGTLIGTGEAHNYLFQGNLPAPLPIPEPSSALLVGLAGGMLAMRRKRSH; this is translated from the coding sequence GTGAAATTGATCAATCGTACCCTCGCGGGTTCGCTGTTTGCTGGTCTCGTCGTGCTTGGTTCTGCCGCCCATGGTGCGGTGCTGTCCTTCGCTTCGAATTATAATATCTACGTGCTGGGCAACATGACCCAGTGGAACGTCGACTCCGAAGGCCGCGTGGCGGTGGCCGGAGATGCCTCGCTGACGAACTACGGCGTGGGTAGTAAGTTCTCCTCCAATCCTTCCAGTGCTGGCGACATGCTGGTGGTGGGTGGCAACCTGAGCTACAACGGCGGGGAAGTTCACTACGGTAACCTCGTTTACGGCGGCACACTCTCCGGAAACTTCGGGATTCCCCATGGCACGACCACTCATGGCAGCGCCATGGATTTCGCCACGGCGAACAACTATCTCACTTCTGCTTCCAGCTACTGGGGCGGCATGGCTTCGAATGGAGCGACCACGAACCAATGGGGTGGTATCCAGATGGTCGGTACCGATCCGACGCTGAATATCTTCACGCTTTCCGGCGCGATGCTGGGATCCTCATGGGGAGTGACAATCGATGCCCCGGCGGGATCGACGGTGCTGGTGAACGTCACCGGCGACTCGGCGGCGATGCAGAACATGGGCCTGAATTTCCAGGATCTCAACAGCGACGGGACAGGCACCGTGGTGCGCAACAACGTGATCTACAATTTCGTCGATGCGACCTCCCTGACCCTGAATGGCGTCGGAGTGCAGGGTTCGATCCTGGCACCGAAAGCCACGGTGAATTTCAACAATGGCAACATCGACGGCCAGTTGATCGCCGGGACGCTGATTGGCACCGGTGAGGCTCACAACTACCTCTTCCAAGGCAACCTGCCGGCCCCTCTGCCGATCCCGGAGCCTTCTTCGGCGCTACTGGTGGGTCTTGCGGGCGGGATGCTGGCGATGCGCCGGAAGAGAAGCCACTGA
- a CDS encoding sensor histidine kinase — MRLLLLLLIILLPPLAAKDQELLVRVWQSEDGLPGNVVRSLVQSRDGYLWVATAEGIARFDGIEFEPIELDGQQRRNRFAFWRIYSTGEDDIWVSTFQGGLFRIRHGQFERVVPDTRTPRPPLVTQLLEDSQGQVFFKRGEELHKIEGGTFTPLASPPDDLLMLFANDLANQGKGGRRLIPSVPPTLADRNGQIWAADELERLVVGTAGAKPAPFLLPNSNLPLSFNELLEDKEGNIWIASPLNGLVRVRLSRVDVLDRVDGLTDNAVFAVMQMKSGDWWLANRSGGLTRWTPDNAEPVEVVPGGYHRAFGVLYEDSRHVLWAASRDGSLFSGENGNFKARFSKTQIPSKVRDIAEDRSGTLWFGGSQGLASYANEIVHQYGPEQGLPDDLNISAVSVVAKSQAIVFGSIDGRVFRGGPKGFKQLGNTGDLQHRWISAIRPESDNEIWVATLGSGLFLWDGKAWQHFGSDQGLPDERLTSLIDDGRGQFWFGSLGGILRASRKEMLQRGRDPDAPLHWLRLDRSDGLPSRECIGGYQPAGWKGQDGRLWFPTGNGIVRVKPELVEINRVAPPVYLRSVRVNGSQHEGVDSAIEAGPGRSRLEFRYVGLGYSAPEKITYRGRLSGLDDAWRELGTQRSAAYESVPPGNYTFEVMAVNGDGIPSGAPAMIRILIRPHFWETGWFIALSGLLVLSAAAGTGWLLARSRMKRRIEKLNIRNAREGERSRIARDLHDDLGASLTEISILAALAAEDAEDSKLHPSLDQLSTKAKNVVGTLDEIVWAVNPREDNLRSLVEYIAAFAREFLDIVRIPLRSDVTRDIPDHPLGAPQRHGVFLAAREALNNIAKHSGATEVKLRIGIANQLLEIRIEDNGRGFNPDYARAGGGDGLGNLDRRMQEAGGECRIETFPGQGSTVILTLPLFSQEKPAT, encoded by the coding sequence GTGCGGCTCCTCCTCTTGCTCCTGATCATTCTTCTTCCGCCCCTCGCGGCGAAGGATCAGGAGTTGCTCGTCCGCGTCTGGCAATCCGAGGATGGACTACCGGGAAATGTCGTCCGCTCCCTCGTCCAATCCCGCGATGGTTACCTCTGGGTTGCCACCGCGGAAGGCATCGCACGCTTTGATGGCATCGAGTTCGAGCCAATCGAGCTCGATGGCCAGCAGCGTCGCAATCGCTTCGCCTTCTGGCGGATCTATTCGACCGGCGAGGATGACATCTGGGTCTCCACCTTCCAAGGAGGCCTCTTCCGGATTCGCCACGGGCAGTTCGAGCGCGTGGTGCCGGACACCCGCACGCCACGGCCCCCGCTGGTAACCCAGCTCTTGGAAGACTCACAGGGCCAAGTTTTTTTCAAGCGGGGTGAGGAGCTCCACAAGATCGAGGGCGGCACATTCACGCCCCTGGCCAGTCCACCCGATGACCTTCTCATGCTCTTCGCCAATGACCTGGCGAACCAAGGCAAGGGTGGCCGCCGCCTGATTCCATCCGTCCCGCCCACGCTCGCCGATCGCAATGGGCAGATCTGGGCCGCGGACGAACTTGAGCGCCTCGTCGTCGGCACTGCCGGCGCGAAGCCTGCACCCTTCCTCCTTCCCAATAGCAACCTGCCCCTTTCCTTCAACGAGCTGTTAGAAGACAAGGAGGGTAATATTTGGATCGCTTCCCCGCTCAATGGCCTGGTGCGCGTCCGGCTCAGCCGAGTGGATGTGCTCGATCGCGTGGACGGCCTCACTGACAATGCCGTCTTCGCCGTGATGCAGATGAAGTCCGGGGACTGGTGGCTGGCCAATCGCTCCGGCGGTCTGACCCGCTGGACCCCGGACAATGCCGAGCCGGTCGAAGTCGTTCCAGGCGGTTACCACCGCGCCTTCGGCGTGCTCTACGAAGACAGCCGCCATGTGCTGTGGGCGGCCTCGCGCGATGGCAGCCTCTTCTCCGGGGAAAATGGCAACTTCAAGGCGAGGTTCTCCAAGACCCAGATCCCGTCCAAGGTCCGGGACATCGCGGAAGACCGCAGCGGCACCCTGTGGTTCGGGGGCTCCCAAGGACTCGCATCCTATGCGAATGAGATCGTGCACCAATACGGGCCGGAGCAAGGCCTGCCTGACGACCTGAATATCTCCGCGGTCTCGGTGGTCGCCAAGTCACAGGCGATTGTCTTCGGCAGCATCGATGGCCGTGTCTTCCGCGGCGGGCCGAAGGGCTTCAAGCAGCTCGGCAATACCGGCGACCTGCAGCACCGCTGGATCTCGGCGATTCGTCCGGAGAGCGACAATGAGATCTGGGTGGCCACCCTGGGCAGCGGACTCTTCCTCTGGGACGGCAAGGCATGGCAACACTTCGGCAGCGATCAGGGCCTGCCCGATGAGCGCCTTACCAGCCTCATCGACGACGGGCGCGGCCAGTTCTGGTTCGGCTCGCTCGGTGGCATTCTCCGCGCCAGCCGCAAGGAAATGCTGCAACGCGGAAGGGATCCCGATGCCCCGCTCCACTGGCTGCGGCTCGATCGCTCCGATGGGCTGCCTTCCCGCGAATGCATCGGTGGCTATCAACCGGCCGGATGGAAAGGTCAGGACGGGCGCCTCTGGTTTCCCACCGGCAATGGCATCGTGCGCGTGAAGCCGGAGCTGGTGGAAATCAACCGCGTGGCCCCTCCCGTCTACCTCCGTTCCGTTCGCGTGAACGGGAGCCAGCACGAGGGCGTCGATTCTGCCATCGAAGCCGGGCCTGGCCGCTCGCGGCTTGAGTTCCGTTATGTCGGCCTCGGCTACAGCGCTCCGGAAAAGATCACCTACCGCGGACGCCTCAGTGGCCTCGATGATGCTTGGCGAGAGCTCGGCACCCAGCGCTCCGCCGCCTACGAATCCGTGCCGCCCGGCAACTATACCTTCGAGGTCATGGCCGTGAATGGCGATGGTATCCCCAGCGGGGCACCCGCCATGATCCGCATCCTGATCCGCCCGCACTTCTGGGAAACGGGCTGGTTCATCGCCCTCAGCGGCCTGTTGGTCCTCTCCGCTGCCGCCGGCACCGGATGGCTGCTCGCCCGCTCGCGGATGAAGCGCCGCATCGAGAAGCTGAACATCCGCAACGCCCGTGAGGGCGAGCGCTCCCGAATCGCCCGGGATCTCCATGATGACCTCGGCGCGAGCCTCACGGAAATCTCGATCCTCGCCGCGCTGGCAGCGGAAGACGCCGAGGACTCCAAGCTTCATCCCTCGCTCGACCAACTCTCCACAAAGGCCAAGAACGTGGTCGGCACATTGGATGAAATCGTGTGGGCCGTAAACCCGCGGGAGGACAACCTGCGCTCGCTCGTCGAATACATCGCCGCCTTCGCCCGCGAGTTCCTCGATATTGTCCGCATCCCGCTGCGCAGCGATGTCACCCGTGACATCCCGGACCATCCGCTTGGTGCGCCTCAGCGCCATGGGGTCTTCCTCGCCGCACGCGAGGCGCTGAACAACATCGCCAAACACTCCGGCGCCACCGAGGTGAAGTTGCGCATTGGCATCGCAAACCAGCTTCTCGAAATCCGTATCGAGGACAACGGCCGCGGCTTCAATCCCGATTATGCCCGCGCTGGTGGCGGCGATGGCCTCGGCAATCTAGATCGCCGGATGCAGGAAGCCGGCGGTGAATGCCGTATTGAAACCTTCCCCGGCCAAGGCAGCACCGTCATCCTCACGCTCCCTCTGTTTTCCCAAGAAAAACCCGCTACCTGA
- a CDS encoding glycoside hydrolase family 172 protein, with product MKRSSLFSLCIYLAVALPATLAAEVTFASLIGEMLDRDSIARWPSPEFTCHQASSYDRRSISKDKDGWFANDDFSGRIRTETRDGRKEEVLMEDDGPGCLVRFWMTTDSTKPDGGVLRFYLDGAEQPALSFPAFDLLSTDLKLPLAFLTPHPGYAPNGLGGSTMMLPIPYAKSCKVTWEEKSAGKRYFQINYRRYAKGSVVRSFTSQALEAARPVLEKASEQLLHPADESASPATTGNFTLAPDAEKTIELPPGPSALRFIRFKLDSSGSDGLDHALRSLIVRIRFDDEETVWCPASDFFASAVGVNAMNNWHNTATPDGTMTSRWVMPYEKTGSITLQNLGTATVSGSLQSGTSPWKWDGRSMHFHTAWHSEAGMRTPPVREWNFARISGRGVYAGDTLALFNEVPTWYGEGDEKITVDGETFPSHFGTGTEDYYGYSFAPRLNMQTPWANLTRVDDPQTLGHNIMSRSRSLDGIPFRESLDFDLELMSWAPTRLGYAATARWYAFPGNKSLHPPDPTSATARIPTLEDARREPAGFPGVIDAESQEIIASTPGLVHETQDMRVFGIGLWSRGKQLLVRGTKVGDFITLQVPAPDAKPHELFITATRARDYGILRFTVNGQTSKNSFDGYAPDVVPAERLSLGSFTPVDGRYRIKVQVSGANPDSKDYRYYLGIDSFQIE from the coding sequence ATGAAGCGTAGCAGCCTCTTCTCCCTTTGCATTTACCTTGCCGTCGCACTCCCTGCCACGCTCGCGGCCGAGGTCACATTCGCCTCCCTCATCGGGGAAATGCTCGACCGCGATTCGATCGCACGCTGGCCCTCGCCGGAGTTCACCTGCCATCAGGCCAGCAGCTACGACAGGCGTAGTATCTCCAAGGACAAGGACGGCTGGTTCGCCAATGACGACTTCAGCGGCCGCATCCGCACCGAGACCCGGGATGGACGGAAAGAAGAAGTTCTCATGGAAGATGATGGCCCCGGTTGCCTGGTCCGCTTCTGGATGACCACGGACTCCACCAAACCGGATGGCGGCGTGCTCCGCTTTTATCTCGATGGCGCTGAGCAGCCGGCCCTCAGCTTCCCGGCCTTCGATCTCCTCAGCACGGACCTGAAGCTTCCTCTCGCCTTCCTCACCCCGCATCCGGGCTACGCGCCAAATGGCCTCGGCGGCAGCACCATGATGCTGCCCATTCCCTACGCGAAGAGTTGCAAGGTGACCTGGGAGGAGAAGAGCGCGGGCAAGCGCTACTTCCAGATCAACTACCGCCGCTACGCAAAGGGAAGCGTCGTCCGCAGCTTTACATCACAGGCCCTCGAAGCCGCCCGCCCCGTGCTGGAGAAAGCCTCGGAGCAACTTCTCCATCCGGCTGACGAGTCCGCTTCACCCGCCACCACCGGAAACTTCACCCTCGCTCCCGACGCGGAGAAAACCATCGAGCTGCCACCCGGCCCCTCCGCCCTGCGCTTCATCCGCTTCAAGCTCGACTCCTCTGGGAGCGATGGCCTTGACCACGCGCTCCGCTCCCTGATCGTAAGGATCCGCTTCGACGACGAGGAAACCGTCTGGTGCCCTGCCAGCGATTTCTTCGCCAGCGCCGTTGGCGTGAACGCGATGAACAATTGGCATAATACCGCCACCCCGGATGGCACGATGACCAGCCGCTGGGTCATGCCCTATGAGAAAACCGGCAGCATCACCCTGCAGAATCTCGGCACCGCAACCGTCTCCGGCTCCCTGCAATCCGGCACCTCTCCTTGGAAATGGGATGGCCGCTCGATGCACTTTCACACGGCATGGCATTCCGAGGCTGGCATGCGCACCCCGCCTGTTAGAGAGTGGAATTTCGCGCGTATCTCCGGTCGCGGCGTCTATGCCGGGGATACCCTCGCCCTCTTCAATGAAGTCCCCACCTGGTATGGCGAGGGCGATGAAAAGATCACCGTCGATGGCGAGACCTTTCCTTCCCACTTCGGCACCGGCACGGAGGACTACTACGGTTACTCCTTCGCCCCGCGCCTGAACATGCAGACCCCTTGGGCGAATCTCACCCGCGTGGACGATCCGCAGACCCTGGGCCACAACATCATGTCGCGCAGCCGCAGTCTCGATGGCATCCCCTTCCGCGAGTCGCTCGATTTCGACTTGGAGCTCATGTCATGGGCGCCCACCCGCCTCGGCTACGCTGCGACCGCACGCTGGTATGCCTTCCCGGGCAACAAGTCCCTGCACCCACCGGATCCCACAAGCGCCACCGCTCGCATCCCCACGCTTGAGGACGCCCGGCGCGAGCCCGCCGGCTTCCCCGGCGTTATCGATGCCGAGTCACAGGAGATCATCGCCAGCACGCCTGGACTCGTCCATGAAACGCAGGACATGCGCGTCTTCGGCATCGGCCTCTGGAGCCGCGGCAAGCAACTCCTCGTCCGCGGCACCAAGGTCGGCGACTTCATCACCCTGCAAGTCCCCGCGCCCGACGCAAAGCCGCACGAACTCTTCATCACAGCCACCCGGGCACGCGATTACGGCATCCTGCGCTTCACCGTGAACGGACAGACCTCGAAGAACAGCTTCGACGGCTACGCCCCGGACGTCGTTCCCGCCGAAAGACTATCCCTCGGCAGCTTCACCCCGGTGGACGGCAGGTATCGGATCAAAGTCCAAGTCAGCGGAGCCAATCCTGATTCGAAGGACTACCGCTACTACCTCGGCATCGACTCCTTCCAGATCGAGTGA
- a CDS encoding response regulator: protein MSHEAMTDVAIVEDNAALGSSLRKIVESAPEFNCVGVWTTAEDALKKIDAFRPHVVLMDINLPGMSGIEATALVKQHLPQIQVIMVTVYRDHDKIFAALKAGASGYLLKRSTPADVRDAIRDVRSGGAPMSAEIARRVVEAFHQPQRSTPSALDEVKLSKRETEILELLCEGLANKEIADRLNISVETVRVHLKHVYEKLHVRSRTEAAMKFRDAKEEPRFPL from the coding sequence ATGTCCCACGAAGCCATGACCGATGTCGCGATCGTCGAAGACAATGCCGCTCTGGGCTCCAGCCTGCGGAAGATCGTCGAGTCTGCCCCGGAGTTCAATTGCGTCGGCGTATGGACCACTGCGGAAGACGCGCTGAAGAAGATCGATGCCTTCCGCCCTCATGTGGTTCTCATGGACATCAATCTCCCCGGCATGTCCGGCATCGAGGCCACTGCCTTGGTCAAGCAGCACCTCCCCCAGATCCAGGTGATCATGGTTACCGTTTACCGGGATCACGACAAGATCTTTGCCGCGCTCAAGGCCGGAGCCTCCGGCTATCTGCTCAAGCGCTCCACACCCGCCGATGTCCGCGATGCCATCCGCGACGTCCGCTCGGGCGGTGCCCCGATGAGTGCCGAGATCGCCAGGCGTGTGGTGGAGGCCTTCCACCAACCCCAAAGATCCACGCCCTCCGCGCTGGATGAAGTGAAACTCTCCAAGCGCGAAACCGAGATCCTCGAATTGCTCTGCGAAGGCCTCGCCAACAAGGAAATCGCCGACCGACTCAACATCTCGGTCGAAACGGTTCGCGTGCACCTGAAGCACGTCTACGAAAAGCTCCACGTCAGATCCCGCACCGAAGCCGCGATGAAATTCCGAGACGCAAAGGAAGAGCCACGCTTTCCGCTTTGA